A single genomic interval of Granulicella tundricola MP5ACTX9 harbors:
- a CDS encoding type II toxin-antitoxin system RelE/ParE family toxin gives MIQSFGCKDTFSLFITRKTRRWTAIQSVALRKLDQLEAAIHLEDLKAPAGNRLEMLKGNRKAQHSIRINDQWRICFVWWANGPHGVEIVDYHS, from the coding sequence ATGATCCAGTCCTTCGGCTGCAAGGATACGTTCAGCCTCTTCATCACCAGAAAGACGAGGCGCTGGACAGCGATCCAATCCGTGGCCCTAAGAAAGCTGGATCAGCTTGAAGCAGCGATTCATCTGGAAGATCTGAAGGCACCTGCAGGCAATCGCCTGGAGATGCTCAAAGGAAATCGAAAGGCTCAGCACAGCATCAGAATCAACGACCAATGGCGCATCTGTTTCGTATGGTGGGCAAATGGGCCGCATGGAGTCGAGATCGTCGACTATCACTCGTAA
- a CDS encoding HigA family addiction module antitoxin, whose protein sequence is MNIIERPTTGWRIQGITTHPGAVLREDFMAPIALTANQLALRTRMPATRIGEILHERRSVSPDTALRLARCFGTSPEFWLNLQAAHDLSKARLASETIIEKEVEPLKLTA, encoded by the coding sequence ATGAACATTATCGAACGACCCACAACCGGCTGGCGCATCCAGGGCATCACCACGCACCCCGGAGCCGTCCTCCGCGAAGACTTCATGGCTCCCATCGCCCTCACCGCCAATCAGCTCGCCCTCCGCACCCGCATGCCCGCCACACGCATCGGAGAGATCCTCCACGAGCGCCGCAGCGTCTCCCCGGACACCGCCCTGCGCCTCGCCCGCTGCTTCGGAACCTCGCCGGAGTTCTGGCTCAACCTCCAGGCTGCCCACGACCTCTCCAAAGCCCGCCTCGCTTCAGAAACCATCATCGAAAAAGAAGTAGAGCCCCTCAAGCTCACCGCGTAG
- a CDS encoding putative signal transducing protein, with protein sequence MLPDPGELAAHYATLNEPDLLDLARTYDSLTEAAQASLRAEFARRGLEPPLIQDELIPTKLVVVERYRDLSEAIVARSYLESAGIQVYLYDENLVRLDWQVSNFIGGIRLKVEASDEAEARELLAQPVPESIEFADGEEFDQPHCPVCSSTDITFQGSSRGPAIAALFIASVPLPPGKKSWICNHCNAHWEDTEDSEATN encoded by the coding sequence ATGCTCCCCGACCCCGGCGAACTGGCAGCCCACTACGCCACCCTGAACGAACCGGATCTCCTCGACCTCGCCCGCACCTACGACTCCCTCACAGAAGCCGCCCAGGCATCCCTTCGCGCAGAGTTCGCACGCCGCGGCCTTGAGCCTCCCCTCATCCAAGACGAGCTAATCCCCACAAAGCTCGTCGTCGTAGAACGATACCGCGACCTCTCCGAAGCCATCGTGGCCCGCTCCTACCTCGAATCCGCCGGCATCCAGGTTTATCTCTACGACGAAAACCTCGTCCGCCTCGACTGGCAGGTCTCCAACTTCATCGGAGGCATCCGCCTCAAGGTCGAAGCCTCGGACGAAGCAGAAGCACGCGAGCTCCTCGCCCAACCCGTCCCGGAATCGATCGAATTCGCAGACGGAGAAGAGTTCGACCAGCCCCACTGCCCCGTCTGCAGCTCAACCGACATCACCTTCCAGGGCTCATCCCGCGGACCCGCCATCGCCGCGCTCTTCATCGCCAGCGTACCGCTCCCGCCCGGCAAGAAATCCTGGATCTGCAACCACTGCAACGCCCATTGGGAAGACACGGAAGACTCAGAAGCCACAAACTAA
- a CDS encoding NAD(P)-dependent alcohol dehydrogenase, producing MIKTHGYAAQSATTAPAPFDFEHRDPRPKDVVLDIQFCGICHSDIHQARGEWGNSMFPMVPGHEIVGVVTAVGGEVTKFKVGDTAAVGCMVDSCRECASCKAGEEQYCDKRATVFTYNSKDKDGNLTFGGYANHIVVDEAYTLKVPASLDPAAAAPLLCAGITTYSPLKHWKAGPGKKIGIVGLGGLGHMGLKFSHAFGAQTVMFTTSANKIEDAKKLGADEVILTKEAGWHEAHLGTFDFILDCVSAPHDVNPYLNLLKRDGVMCSVGVPETPISINTWSVISRRSYTGSAIGGIAETQEMLDFCAEHGIVSDIEMTSFKELETAWDRVVKADVKYRFVLDLKTL from the coding sequence ATGATCAAGACTCATGGATATGCGGCGCAGAGCGCCACGACTGCGCCGGCACCCTTCGATTTCGAACATCGCGATCCTCGTCCGAAGGATGTGGTGCTGGATATTCAGTTCTGCGGAATCTGTCACTCCGATATTCACCAGGCGCGGGGCGAATGGGGGAACTCAATGTTCCCGATGGTTCCGGGGCATGAGATTGTGGGTGTGGTCACGGCGGTGGGCGGCGAGGTGACGAAGTTCAAGGTGGGGGATACGGCCGCTGTGGGTTGTATGGTCGATAGCTGCCGGGAGTGTGCAAGCTGCAAGGCCGGTGAAGAGCAGTACTGCGACAAGCGCGCCACGGTGTTCACCTATAACAGCAAGGATAAGGATGGGAACCTGACGTTCGGCGGATATGCCAACCACATTGTGGTGGATGAGGCTTATACGCTGAAGGTGCCTGCATCGCTCGATCCGGCTGCCGCGGCTCCGCTGCTTTGTGCGGGCATTACGACGTATAGCCCGCTGAAGCACTGGAAGGCAGGGCCGGGAAAGAAGATCGGGATCGTCGGGCTGGGCGGACTGGGGCACATGGGGTTGAAGTTCTCGCACGCGTTCGGGGCGCAGACGGTGATGTTCACGACGTCGGCGAACAAGATTGAAGATGCGAAGAAGCTGGGCGCGGATGAGGTGATCCTGACCAAGGAGGCCGGCTGGCACGAGGCGCATCTGGGGACGTTCGACTTCATCCTGGACTGCGTTTCCGCGCCGCATGATGTGAATCCTTACCTGAACCTGCTGAAGCGGGATGGCGTGATGTGCTCGGTGGGCGTGCCGGAGACGCCGATCTCGATCAATACGTGGTCGGTGATCTCGCGGCGGTCTTATACGGGATCTGCGATCGGCGGGATTGCCGAGACGCAGGAGATGCTGGACTTCTGCGCGGAGCATGGGATCGTGTCGGATATCGAGATGACAAGCTTCAAGGAGCTGGAGACGGCTTGGGACCGGGTGGTGAAGGCGGATGTGAAGTACCGGTTCGTGCTGGATCTGAAGACGCTGTAA
- a CDS encoding SDR family NAD(P)-dependent oxidoreductase, protein MGKLEGKVAVITGGSSGMALASAKLFVEEGAYVFITGRRQEQLDEAVKLIGRNVTGVCGDAANLDDLDRLFETVKREKGRIDVLFASAGMGEPLPLGQITEKHFDAAFNLNVRGTLFTVQKALPLFNDGGSIFMTGSNAAAKGFPGFGVYAASKLALRSFARTWLNELKDRKIRVNLLVPGAIATPMQEEVLTPEAKQYFESLIPRGKMGQPEEVATVALFLASDDSSFVNGLELFVDGGMTAI, encoded by the coding sequence ATGGGAAAGCTTGAAGGAAAAGTTGCAGTCATCACGGGTGGATCGAGCGGCATGGCTTTGGCGAGCGCGAAGCTGTTTGTTGAAGAGGGTGCTTACGTTTTCATCACGGGCCGGAGGCAGGAGCAACTGGATGAGGCCGTCAAACTGATTGGCCGGAACGTGACCGGCGTGTGCGGTGACGCGGCCAATCTCGATGACCTCGACCGGCTGTTTGAGACGGTCAAGCGGGAGAAGGGCAGGATCGACGTCCTGTTTGCGAGCGCTGGTATGGGCGAGCCTTTGCCGCTAGGCCAGATTACCGAGAAGCACTTCGATGCGGCCTTCAACCTGAATGTGCGCGGCACGCTGTTTACGGTGCAGAAGGCGTTGCCACTGTTCAATGACGGGGGATCTATCTTCATGACTGGGTCCAATGCCGCGGCGAAAGGATTTCCGGGGTTCGGCGTGTATGCGGCGAGCAAATTGGCGTTGCGCTCCTTCGCACGCACCTGGCTCAACGAACTGAAGGATAGAAAGATCAGGGTGAACCTGCTTGTTCCGGGGGCTATTGCCACACCGATGCAGGAGGAGGTTCTAACCCCGGAGGCGAAACAGTACTTCGAATCGCTGATCCCGCGGGGGAAGATGGGTCAACCTGAGGAAGTCGCAACGGTCGCGCTGTTTCTTGCTTCGGACGATTCGAGCTTCGTGAACGGATTGGAGTTGTTCGTCGACGGCGGGATGACGGCAATCTGA
- a CDS encoding SDR family NAD(P)-dependent oxidoreductase, with translation MGKLEGKVAVITGGSSGLALASARRFVEEGAYVFITGRRQEQLDEAVKLIGRNVTGVRGDAANLDDLDRLFETVKREKGKIDILFASAGKGEAAVLGEITEEHFDREFGLIVRGTLFAAQKALPLINDGGSILMTGSVASVKGFPGFGVYAASKAALRSFARTWLNELKDRKIRVNVLSPGQVDTPDSQRLDEETRKMFESLIPRGKMGRTEEIAAAALFLASDEASYVNGIDFAVDGGFSAI, from the coding sequence ATGGGAAAGCTAGAAGGTAAGGTTGCAGTGATCACAGGAGGATCGAGCGGGCTGGCATTGGCCAGCGCCAGGCGGTTCGTTGAAGAAGGCGCGTACGTTTTTATCACGGGCCGGAGGCAGGAGCAGCTCGATGAGGCGGTGAAGTTGATTGGCCGGAACGTGACCGGCGTGCGCGGCGACGCAGCCAATCTCGACGATCTCGACCGTCTGTTTGAGACGGTCAAACGAGAGAAGGGCAAGATCGACATTCTCTTTGCGAGTGCGGGCAAGGGCGAAGCCGCTGTACTGGGCGAGATTACAGAAGAGCACTTCGATCGGGAGTTCGGCCTGATTGTGCGCGGTACGCTGTTTGCCGCTCAAAAGGCGTTGCCGCTGATCAACGATGGCGGATCGATCCTCATGACCGGGTCGGTTGCTTCGGTGAAGGGTTTTCCTGGTTTCGGCGTCTATGCGGCGAGCAAGGCGGCGTTGCGCTCTTTTGCGCGCACCTGGCTCAACGAACTGAAGGACAGGAAGATTCGGGTCAACGTGCTGAGCCCGGGGCAGGTCGACACGCCGGACTCCCAGCGACTGGATGAGGAGACGCGGAAGATGTTTGAATCGCTGATCCCAAGAGGAAAGATGGGTCGTACCGAGGAGATTGCGGCTGCTGCGCTGTTTCTTGCCTCCGACGAGGCGAGCTACGTGAATGGGATCGATTTCGCGGTCGACGGCGGCTTCTCGGCGATTTGA
- a CDS encoding AraC family transcriptional regulator: MDPITDVFKTMHVTAFGLHRLEATAPWGVRQENQTEEITLAHRKTSPADLAHFAMLSRGNCWLSVDGIPDPIPLTGGDCFLLAKGTSIVMRDSPRTRPKWTFREIGASANGNVALCGGGGAPTTIVCGSLSFDRASLKPITQLLPSFILMKADQARTLALHNTVQALASEMAEQAPGSEVVATRLAEVLVIQLLRAHIASEPGRNRGWLRAVFDPQMGTALTAIHDRVNAPWTVESMAEAAGMSRSAFAARFKELLGETPLEYVTGWRMQKAMQLLQQRDKKLIDVARSVGYESDAAFSKAFKRVVGANPGEYLKRGFESTGHA, encoded by the coding sequence TTGGACCCAATCACAGATGTCTTCAAAACGATGCACGTCACAGCCTTCGGTCTGCACCGGCTTGAAGCCACAGCCCCGTGGGGCGTCAGGCAGGAAAACCAGACCGAAGAGATCACGCTTGCCCACAGGAAGACCTCTCCCGCAGATCTGGCGCACTTCGCCATGCTGTCGCGCGGGAACTGCTGGCTCAGTGTCGATGGCATTCCGGACCCCATTCCCCTCACCGGCGGTGATTGCTTCCTGCTGGCGAAGGGAACTTCGATCGTGATGCGTGACAGCCCGCGAACGCGTCCGAAATGGACCTTCCGCGAGATCGGCGCGAGCGCTAACGGCAATGTCGCTCTCTGTGGAGGTGGTGGCGCACCGACGACGATCGTCTGTGGTTCCCTGAGCTTTGATCGCGCCAGCCTCAAGCCGATCACGCAGTTATTGCCGAGCTTCATTCTGATGAAGGCAGACCAGGCACGCACCCTGGCGCTGCACAACACGGTACAGGCACTGGCGTCAGAGATGGCGGAACAGGCGCCGGGATCGGAGGTTGTGGCAACCCGCCTCGCCGAGGTCCTGGTGATCCAGCTGCTCCGGGCCCATATCGCATCGGAACCAGGCCGCAACAGGGGTTGGCTTCGTGCGGTCTTCGATCCTCAGATGGGCACCGCCCTGACTGCCATTCACGACAGGGTGAACGCACCCTGGACCGTCGAATCCATGGCCGAAGCCGCAGGCATGTCGCGCTCCGCATTCGCAGCGCGTTTCAAAGAGTTGCTCGGAGAGACACCGCTCGAATATGTAACCGGGTGGAGGATGCAGAAGGCCATGCAACTCCTCCAGCAGCGTGACAAAAAGCTCATCGACGTCGCCCGGTCGGTCGGTTACGAGTCCGACGCCGCCTTCAGCAAGGCGTTCAAGCGAGTGGTCGGAGCTAACCCCGGTGAATATCTCAAACGTGGTTTTGAGAGCACCGGCCATGCCTGA
- a CDS encoding TIM-barrel domain-containing protein, with amino-acid sequence MRSLCTILLLTVSLAHAQNPPQTLTATSEDTITLALTPTPLPLHDFTFNGDPVPTSKLHLKQLSPGIFEITSTAYAVGDWHFAVADAPIGVYGLGERFDVLNHSHTIVRNTSQDNGGPKGSTTYKPMPFFMSTTGYGLWLDTTGEATFDLNASSRDDIEVDAVASHLRIVLFTGQKTESQPTGRFPYILGDFASLAGKVTLPPYWAFAPWQARDYHQNQAQVLEDIDKTRALGLPASVILIDSPWTTSYNSYVFNPKQFDDAPAMIKHLHDQAFKLVLWHTSWIDNKSNPPGEKGFTDKLSEKSPNYDEAAQKGFFIHNPDGTSYVGTWWKGKGSLIDFTNPAAKSWWQDQVRQAIRAGADGFKDDDAEGNFQGPTADLKFFDGTDPRLMRNRYDVLYNNAMEELIQKDLKGNGVLFARSVSAGANGIGLLWGGDNEASFSKDNGLPSVVTAGLGAGLSAMPLWASDTGGYLGLPDTPNPLLLQRWTEYSAFSPAMEVMSTRNIVPWTFDTNSPAGTTPALDTYKKFVILHMSLFPYRYAAAQQAATAGQPIMRALVLNYQDDAKARAIHDEYLFGPDLLVAPVIDENTSRPVYIPQGDWLNLFTGDPVTGPRTLIAQAPADTIPVYARKGTILPKIPEDIMTLVPAEESGNKDIHTLDNRRVYELLGPAASTPTTITDFEARTLTRTGDTLTITGDKPAHIILRLRFQTSIPKTATVNGNDTPINPDANNIPTIEFDHTSTTNITWQ; translated from the coding sequence ATGCGATCCCTCTGCACCATCCTCCTCCTCACCGTCTCCCTCGCCCATGCCCAGAACCCGCCCCAAACCCTCACCGCCACCTCCGAAGACACCATCACCCTGGCCCTGACCCCCACCCCGCTCCCCCTCCACGACTTCACCTTCAACGGCGACCCCGTCCCCACCTCCAAGCTCCATCTCAAGCAGCTCTCCCCCGGCATCTTTGAGATCACCTCCACCGCCTACGCCGTCGGCGACTGGCACTTCGCCGTAGCCGACGCCCCCATCGGCGTCTACGGCCTCGGCGAGCGATTCGACGTCCTCAACCACTCCCACACCATCGTCCGCAACACCAGCCAGGACAACGGCGGCCCCAAGGGCAGCACCACCTACAAGCCCATGCCCTTCTTCATGTCCACCACCGGCTACGGCCTCTGGCTCGACACCACCGGAGAAGCCACCTTCGACCTCAACGCCAGCTCCCGTGACGATATCGAAGTAGACGCCGTAGCCAGCCACCTCCGCATCGTCCTCTTCACCGGCCAGAAAACGGAAAGCCAGCCCACCGGCCGCTTCCCATACATCCTCGGCGACTTCGCCTCCCTCGCCGGCAAGGTCACCCTCCCGCCCTACTGGGCCTTCGCCCCCTGGCAGGCCCGCGACTACCACCAGAACCAGGCCCAAGTCCTGGAGGACATCGATAAGACCCGCGCCCTCGGCCTCCCCGCCTCCGTCATTCTCATCGACTCCCCCTGGACCACCTCTTACAACTCCTACGTCTTCAACCCCAAACAGTTCGACGACGCCCCCGCCATGATCAAGCACCTCCACGATCAAGCCTTCAAGCTCGTCCTCTGGCACACCAGTTGGATCGACAACAAGTCCAACCCACCCGGAGAAAAAGGGTTCACAGACAAGCTTTCCGAAAAAAGCCCCAACTACGACGAAGCCGCCCAGAAGGGCTTCTTCATCCACAACCCCGACGGCACCTCCTACGTCGGCACCTGGTGGAAGGGCAAGGGCTCCCTCATCGACTTCACCAACCCCGCCGCCAAATCCTGGTGGCAGGACCAGGTCCGCCAGGCCATCCGCGCCGGCGCAGACGGCTTCAAGGACGACGACGCCGAAGGCAACTTCCAGGGCCCCACCGCGGACCTCAAGTTCTTCGACGGCACTGACCCACGCCTCATGCGCAACCGCTATGACGTCCTCTACAACAACGCCATGGAAGAGCTCATCCAGAAGGACCTCAAAGGCAACGGCGTCCTCTTCGCCCGCTCCGTCTCCGCCGGCGCCAACGGCATCGGCCTCCTCTGGGGCGGCGACAACGAAGCCAGCTTCTCCAAGGACAACGGCCTCCCGTCAGTCGTCACCGCAGGCCTCGGCGCAGGCCTCTCCGCCATGCCCTTATGGGCCTCGGACACCGGCGGCTACCTCGGCCTGCCCGATACTCCCAACCCGCTCCTCCTCCAGCGCTGGACGGAGTACTCCGCCTTCTCCCCGGCCATGGAGGTCATGTCCACCAGGAACATCGTCCCCTGGACCTTCGACACCAACTCCCCTGCCGGCACCACCCCCGCACTCGACACCTACAAGAAGTTCGTCATCCTCCACATGTCGCTCTTCCCCTACCGTTACGCCGCCGCCCAGCAAGCCGCCACAGCCGGCCAGCCCATCATGCGAGCCCTCGTCCTCAACTACCAGGACGACGCCAAGGCCCGCGCCATCCATGACGAATACCTCTTCGGCCCCGACCTCCTCGTAGCCCCCGTCATCGATGAGAACACCTCCCGCCCCGTCTACATCCCGCAGGGCGACTGGCTCAACCTCTTCACCGGCGACCCCGTCACCGGCCCCCGCACCCTGATCGCCCAGGCCCCCGCCGACACCATCCCCGTCTACGCCCGCAAAGGCACCATCCTCCCCAAGATCCCCGAAGACATCATGACCCTGGTCCCGGCAGAAGAGTCCGGCAACAAGGACATCCACACCCTGGACAATCGCCGCGTCTACGAGCTCCTCGGCCCCGCCGCCTCCACCCCAACCACCATCACAGACTTTGAAGCCCGCACCCTGACTCGCACAGGTGACACCCTCACCATCACTGGCGATAAGCCCGCCCACATCATCCTGCGCCTACGCTTCCAGACCTCGATTCCGAAGACAGCCACCGTCAACGGTAATGACACCCCCATCAACCCAGATGCCAACAACATCCCAACCATAGAGTTCGACCACACCTCAACCACCAACATCACCTGGCAGTAA
- a CDS encoding ferritin-like domain-containing protein, with product MANQETQILDEIIVSNRRKMLALGGAALAGLAFAGVTSASAQSAAPTDADVLNFALNLEYLEANFYNLAVSGQTIDQLGIGIGAGTAATGGGAVTTKPGGPTACKVAFALPQVKAYAIETAAEESKHVTLLRSALSTSAVAQPPIDLYNSFNTLGALIGVPNFDPFASDAFFLVGAYIFEDVGVTAYSGAAGLISTNSTLVTAAGILAVEAYHAGLVRTTIFQVDPTNSAGYLGITQKISALRNKLDLSATPDDYGIMATVTALNGTNVIGGGYSVVDANLTTSLAFSRTTSQVLAIVTGGTAGAYKGVFFPSGLNGNVK from the coding sequence ATGGCAAATCAAGAGACACAAATACTGGACGAGATCATCGTAAGCAACCGGCGCAAGATGCTTGCGCTTGGCGGCGCGGCTCTTGCCGGACTGGCGTTTGCGGGCGTGACGAGCGCCTCAGCGCAGAGCGCGGCACCCACGGACGCGGACGTACTCAACTTCGCTTTGAACCTCGAGTACCTGGAAGCAAACTTCTACAACCTTGCTGTTTCGGGTCAGACGATCGATCAGCTTGGCATCGGCATCGGCGCTGGAACTGCAGCGACGGGCGGCGGTGCAGTAACGACCAAGCCTGGCGGACCGACGGCTTGCAAGGTCGCTTTTGCATTACCGCAGGTGAAGGCCTATGCAATTGAGACGGCTGCTGAAGAGTCCAAGCATGTGACGCTGCTGCGGAGTGCGTTGAGCACCTCTGCGGTCGCACAGCCGCCGATCGATCTGTACAACAGCTTCAACACTCTGGGCGCTTTGATCGGTGTTCCGAACTTCGATCCGTTTGCGAGCGACGCTTTCTTCCTGGTTGGCGCATACATCTTTGAGGATGTAGGCGTGACGGCATACAGCGGCGCGGCAGGTCTTATCAGCACGAACTCCACGCTGGTTACCGCGGCTGGAATTCTGGCGGTCGAGGCTTATCATGCCGGCCTGGTGCGGACGACGATCTTCCAGGTGGACCCGACCAACTCGGCCGGCTACCTTGGGATCACGCAGAAGATCTCCGCGCTGCGCAATAAGCTGGATCTGAGTGCGACGCCGGACGATTACGGCATCATGGCGACTGTCACTGCGCTCAATGGCACGAATGTCATTGGCGGCGGCTACTCGGTTGTGGATGCGAACCTGACGACGTCGCTTGCGTTCTCTCGTACGACGAGCCAGGTGCTGGCTATCGTAACGGGCGGAACGGCGGGCGCTTACAAGGGAGTGTTCTTCCCGAGTGGGTTGAACGGCAACGTCAAGTAA
- a CDS encoding ferritin-like domain-containing protein yields the protein MSKLEEISKRALSRRSFLAGTATAAAALTIGCNDATPVTTTPVTPTAPTAPTYTDVDILNFALNLEYLEAEFYLHAATGSGIPAADAGSGAGTVTGGAQITGLTAQQQQYVNSIAQDEYNHVKFLRSALGSAAVSRPAIDLTNSFNALAKAATVGLATPLTTFNPFANFNSFLIGGFIFEDVGVTAYHGAAGAISKTYLAPAASILAVEAYHAAILRTLIVGTSLPTTAAPQGDQTYVNIANAIATFRAAVSGGTSVSAGSETLLSSGLTFSSSTATTPTVGASSIVAADANAVAYARTFDQVLHIVYGTAATTTGTAYGVASGAFFPSGLNGNIKQTYS from the coding sequence CTATCCCGCCGAAGCTTCCTCGCGGGGACAGCTACGGCTGCCGCCGCGTTGACCATCGGCTGTAATGACGCTACTCCTGTGACTACGACGCCGGTTACGCCAACCGCACCGACGGCACCGACCTATACCGATGTCGATATTCTCAACTTCGCTCTGAACCTGGAGTATCTTGAGGCGGAGTTCTACCTTCATGCGGCGACCGGTTCCGGCATTCCTGCAGCAGATGCAGGCAGCGGAGCAGGCACTGTGACGGGCGGAGCCCAAATTACGGGTCTGACGGCGCAGCAGCAGCAATACGTCAACAGCATCGCTCAGGATGAGTACAACCATGTGAAGTTCCTGCGCTCTGCGTTGGGCTCCGCTGCTGTATCGCGTCCTGCGATCGATCTGACGAACAGCTTCAATGCTCTGGCGAAGGCGGCAACTGTGGGCCTTGCGACACCGCTGACGACGTTCAATCCGTTTGCGAACTTCAACAGCTTTCTCATTGGCGGATTCATCTTTGAGGATGTAGGCGTAACGGCGTACCACGGTGCGGCTGGTGCGATCTCGAAGACGTATCTTGCGCCTGCGGCATCGATTCTTGCCGTCGAGGCGTATCACGCTGCGATTCTGCGCACGCTGATCGTTGGGACTTCCCTGCCGACGACTGCCGCTCCTCAGGGCGATCAGACGTACGTCAACATTGCGAATGCGATTGCTACGTTCCGCGCGGCTGTGTCGGGTGGGACTTCTGTCTCGGCCGGAAGCGAGACGCTGCTTTCAAGCGGACTGACGTTCAGCAGCTCGACGGCGACGACCCCGACGGTTGGAGCTTCGAGCATCGTTGCGGCGGATGCGAACGCGGTGGCTTATGCCCGCACGTTCGACCAGGTTCTGCACATCGTTTACGGTACGGCAGCGACGACGACCGGTACGGCCTACGGCGTAGCAAGCGGCGCGTTCTTCCCCTCCGGACTCAACGGCAACATCAAGCAGACATACAGCTAA